Proteins found in one Amphiprion ocellaris isolate individual 3 ecotype Okinawa chromosome 22, ASM2253959v1, whole genome shotgun sequence genomic segment:
- the ankrd33ba gene encoding ankyrin repeat domain-containing protein 33B, whose amino-acid sequence MVLITDDRDGGGAPSVRVKELQQRQKVGGGTGQIHPTITEEPPSNSEDEDYLGSCEEDDEEDDGGEEDSDEFEEVDFEDLDDCRSIASDDSFYPPDDVFADSERTPSPESPEPLSFFQACCTNNAAIVRIMIRHGVKEDEVKETDRNNRIGLLVACYQGFVDVVIALSQCPYLDVNWQDSEGNTALITAAQAGHITITNYLLNYYSGLDIERRNCHGFTALMKAAMQGRVECVRSLMMAGAALNARDFGRHLTAREWAIFTSRYETAWVMTRLMERPCPPQYSDTYSLEWPPLASLVAKAQEPRGCLKRLSDTMRNIFNIANVTNPEDEGVIDHMVAITTAMRCPVIAVACHTVCPDSPPSVGKRRYAVPEIIRQQRAKELRSINPDRVDSHLKLFQNSRVTLVAKNSADRRASLQTQNLVPRHRSSSLGMVAYNEALELRRTSLLPMHMVLRRSSVRPGFSIPKVRVSKAPTPTYEPEKIRRKSTAKDGGGNLLQIPKWRYKELKEERRKAEEAERRRLEAVTKRHIAAGKRK is encoded by the exons ATGGTGCTGATCACGGACGACAGGGATGGAGGAGGCGCCCCGTCGGTCCGCGTCAAAGAGCTCCAGCAGAGGCAAAAAGTCGGGGGAGGCACCGGGCAAATCCACCCGACCATAACTGAGGAGCCACCGTCCAACTCCGAGGACGAGGACTACCTGGGCTCGTGCGAGGAGGACGATGAAGAGGACGATGGGGGCGAGGAGGACAGCGATGAATTCGAGGAAGTTGACTTTGAGGACTTGGATGACTGTCGGAGCATCGCGTCGGACGACTCCTTCTACCCGCCGGATGATGTGTTCGCGGACTCGGAGCGCACTCCGTCTCCGGAGAGCCCGGAACCGCTGTCTTTTTTCCAGGCGTGCTGCACCAACAACGCGGCCATCGTGCGGATAATGATACGACACGGTGTCAAGGAGGATGAGGTCAAGGAGACTGACAGGAATAACagg aTAGGGCTGTTGGTTGCATGTTACCAAGGTTTCGTGGACGTCGTCATAGCCTTGTCTCAGTGTCCATATCTGGATGTCAACTGGCAGGACAGTGAGGGAAACACAGCTCTCATCACTGCTGCACAAGCAG GCCACATAACAATCACCAACTATCTGTTGAACTACTACTCTGGGCTGGACATAGAGCGAAGAAACTGTCACGGCTTCACTGCTCTGATGAAAGCCGCCATGCAGGGCAGGGTGGAGTGTGTACGCTCGCTCATGATGGCAG GAGCTGCCCTGAATGCGAGGGACTTCGGCCGCCACCTGACTGCCAGGGAGTGGGCCATATTTACGAGCCGCTATGAAACTGCATGGGTGATGACACGCCTTATGGAACGGCCATGTCCCCCCCAGTACTCTGATACATACAG TCTAGAGTGGCCCCCACTGGCATCACTGGTGGCCAAAGCTCAGGAGCCCCGTGGCTGTCTGAAGCGCCTGTCCGACACCATGCGGAACATCTTCAACATCGCAAACGTCACGAACCCCGAGGATGAAGGCGTTATCGACCACATGGTTGCTATTACAACGGCCATGAGGTGCCCCGTCATTGCTGTGGCGTGCCACACG GTGTGTCCTGATAGTCCTCCAAGTGTGGGCAAACGGCGCTATGCAGTTCCTGAGATCATCCGCCAGCAGCGCGCCAAGGAGCTCCGATCTATTAATCCTGACAGGGTGGACAGTCACCTTAAACTCTTCCAGAACTCTCGGGTCACACTAGTGGCCAAGAATTCAGCAGATCGCCGAGCCAGCCTTCAGACCCAGAACCTGGTGCCTCGACACAGGAGCTCCAGTCTGGGCATGGTGGCTTATAACGAAGCCCTGGAGCTGCGAAGAACCAGCCTGCTGCCTATGCACATGGTGCTGAGGAGGAGCAGTGTCAGACCCGGTTTCAGCATCCCCAAAGTGAGAGTATCCAAAGCCCCCACACCTACTTATGAACCAGAAAAGATTCGGAGGAAGAGCACCGCcaaagatggaggaggaaaccTCCTGCAGATCCCAAAGTGGCGGTACAAGGAGCTAAaagaagaaaggaggaaagCCGAGGAAGCTgagaggaggaggctggaggctgTGACCAAAAGACACATTGCTGCTGGGAAAAGGAAATAA